The following are encoded in a window of Mycoplasmopsis bovis PG45 genomic DNA:
- a CDS encoding IS1634-like element ISMbov3 family transposase, with amino-acid sequence MKKSKNDAKRQWRTSIARVKKGEYLSIGVPRPDNKGFVYRLGYGYLHELKQYHDDPLTIIKAIIANFPLSWTKEQARTKLDEILKDKKETKKEVLERFKGYEVVEKLFDYFNIFNDCSPTKSTTLKDVVLQLIYQRIKNPISVFNTYMTAKKEKIDTYSKNSFYRSLDYIAKNKDEILRNLNAKICANTNRKIDVLWFDATTTYFETFSREGYKKPGYSKDGKFKEDQIVIGMATDENGIPLHYKIFPGNVTDSNTFIPFMLEIADIYEVNSVTIIADKGMSVNRNIRFLESKNWKYIISYRMKAGSKQFKEYVLDEKDYVNDGGLIYKTRDIASSYNKKRINGHFRRQIISFSQKRATKDKNDRDILIQNFTKKMNKDNLVSCDDLAGSKKYRFFKPINKGAFYELDIEKIQEDQKYDGYYVYETNRTDLSVKEVINLYSKQWQIESNFKTLKGKLSLRPMYLSTWNHIVGYICLCFISLVFLNYIIYILNSKLGLTGKSKITEHKVINVIKEVKEIEVFVNKQKIETIQVYNNELQESWKTYQILLELLTKEKVT; translated from the coding sequence ATGAAGAAGTCGAAAAATGATGCAAAAAGACAATGAAGAACATCAATAGCAAGAGTTAAAAAAGGTGAATACTTATCAATTGGAGTGCCAAGACCAGATAACAAAGGTTTTGTATACAGATTAGGATATGGTTATTTGCATGAATTAAAACAATATCACGATGATCCGCTAACAATTATCAAAGCAATTATTGCAAACTTTCCATTGTCTTGAACAAAAGAACAAGCAAGAACTAAATTAGATGAGATTCTTAAAGATAAAAAAGAGACCAAAAAAGAAGTTTTAGAAAGGTTTAAAGGTTACGAAGTAGTTGAAAAACTATTTGATTATTTCAATATTTTTAACGATTGTTCTCCCACAAAATCGACAACATTAAAAGATGTTGTTTTACAGTTGATTTATCAAAGAATTAAAAATCCAATAAGTGTTTTTAACACTTATATGACAGCAAAAAAAGAAAAAATAGACACTTATTCAAAAAATTCATTTTATAGATCATTAGACTATATAGCAAAAAACAAAGATGAAATTTTAAGAAATTTAAATGCAAAAATTTGTGCAAATACTAACAGAAAAATTGATGTATTATGATTTGACGCAACAACTACTTATTTTGAAACATTTTCTCGTGAAGGTTATAAAAAACCTGGCTATTCAAAAGATGGAAAATTTAAAGAAGACCAGATTGTTATAGGCATGGCAACTGATGAAAATGGGATACCGTTACACTACAAAATATTTCCAGGAAATGTTACTGATTCAAATACTTTCATACCATTTATGCTTGAAATTGCAGATATTTATGAAGTTAACAGCGTAACTATAATTGCTGACAAAGGAATGAGTGTTAATAGAAATATTAGATTTTTAGAATCTAAGAATTGAAAATACATAATCTCATATAGAATGAAAGCTGGAAGCAAACAATTTAAAGAGTATGTATTAGATGAAAAAGATTATGTAAATGATGGTGGTTTGATATACAAAACTCGTGATATTGCATCTTCATACAATAAAAAAAGAATTAATGGACATTTTAGAAGACAAATAATTAGTTTTAGTCAAAAACGAGCAACTAAAGACAAAAACGATAGAGACATTTTAATTCAAAATTTCACTAAGAAAATGAATAAAGATAATCTTGTTTCTTGTGATGATCTAGCGGGATCTAAAAAATATAGATTCTTCAAACCTATAAACAAAGGTGCATTTTATGAACTTGACATAGAAAAAATACAAGAAGATCAAAAATATGATGGATACTATGTTTACGAAACAAACAGAACAGATTTATCAGTAAAAGAAGTTATTAATTTATATTCAAAACAATGACAAATTGAGTCTAATTTCAAGACATTAAAAGGTAAATTATCTCTTCGTCCAATGTATTTATCAACTTGAAACCATATTGTTGGTTATATTTGTTTATGTTTCATTTCATTAGTGTTTTTAAACTACATCATCTACATTCTAAATTCAAAATTAGGACTGACTGGAAAAAGTAAAATCACTGAGCATAAAGTGATTAATGTTATCAAAGAAGTTAAAGAAATTGAAGTATTTGTAAATAAACAAAAAATCGAAACTATACAAGTTTATAACAACGAGTTACAGGAAAGTTGGAAAACTTATCAAATATTATTAGAACTTTTAACAAAAGAAAAAGTCACTTAG
- a CDS encoding MAG0480 family ComEC-like protein, with protein sequence MRWYSKFKRYRTKNFFKTKESFNLVNTNLLSFILPLFIHLSLFSYETRYVWMTSYIILAFYILYKDWKCLGTGLLAIILYLCLVLPTIVKPLLDNGLYIIRGTVVKLGANYFIISNSKHNVLVYSNNSVSASSIVQGSLVEVKGNLNKNLSDIKFDKSFVLSNSIKYVVNNPIVNKVTYQTNSLSKIINAYGSNKIYFARYWSTMVFGINDSQIANVKARLINVSHLIVISGLHFDLLFYFIVFLAKKIFKKQTKTLYFVFILLFCYITLLNSFVSAIRSLIMLIIKHQKRVGNYKFKYYDGWAISLIVVFTINCDLVFSLSFILSFSCSFILLALNRLLKIRWAFLKSLLIFTLIYIFNLPIIAKINNEINPLSLIFGIILAPIFEIYYLMSIMFFWSVDFMNFAYFLLDKLLDILIDFSYPLTIKISSSWLILRFPV encoded by the coding sequence ATGAGATGATATTCGAAATTTAAAAGGTATCGGACCAAAAACTTTTTCAAAACTAAAGAAAGTTTTAATCTTGTAAATACCAACTTGCTATCATTTATTTTGCCTTTGTTTATCCATTTGTCGCTTTTTAGTTACGAAACTAGATATGTTTGAATGACTTCGTACATTATTTTAGCTTTTTATATTTTATACAAAGACTGAAAATGTCTAGGAACTGGATTGCTGGCAATTATTTTATACTTATGTTTAGTGTTGCCGACGATTGTCAAACCTCTATTAGATAATGGGTTATACATTATAAGAGGTACTGTTGTGAAACTAGGAGCTAACTATTTTATAATCAGCAACTCAAAACATAATGTTTTGGTATATAGCAATAATAGTGTATCAGCATCAAGCATTGTTCAAGGATCTCTAGTTGAAGTTAAAGGAAATTTAAATAAAAATTTATCAGATATAAAATTTGATAAATCATTTGTGCTATCTAACTCTATTAAATATGTTGTGAACAATCCAATTGTTAATAAAGTGACATATCAGACAAATAGCTTAAGCAAGATAATTAATGCCTATGGTTCAAATAAAATTTACTTTGCTAGATACTGAAGCACAATGGTTTTTGGTATTAACGATTCTCAAATTGCAAATGTAAAGGCAAGGTTGATTAATGTTTCGCATCTGATAGTCATTTCAGGATTGCATTTTGACCTATTGTTCTATTTTATTGTATTTTTAGCTAAAAAAATATTTAAGAAGCAAACAAAAACATTATATTTTGTATTCATACTTTTATTTTGTTATATCACACTGCTAAATTCATTTGTGTCGGCAATTAGAAGTTTAATAATGCTAATTATTAAGCATCAAAAAAGAGTTGGCAATTACAAATTCAAATATTATGATGGCTGAGCGATTTCATTAATAGTTGTATTCACAATAAATTGCGACTTAGTTTTTTCGCTATCATTCATTCTTTCCTTTAGTTGCTCATTTATCTTACTTGCGCTAAATCGCTTGCTAAAAATTAGATGGGCTTTTCTTAAATCATTATTAATATTTACACTAATTTATATTTTTAATCTTCCAATAATAGCCAAGATTAATAATGAAATAAATCCTTTATCTTTAATTTTTGGAATCATTCTTGCTCCAATATTTGAAATTTATTACCTTATGTCAATAATGTTTTTCTGAAGTGTTGATTTTATGAATTTTGCCTACTTTCTTTTAGACAAATTGTTAGATATATTAATAGATTTTTCATATCCACTTACAATAAAGATATCATCAAGTTGACTTATCCTACGTTTCCCAGTTTAA
- a CDS encoding MAG0490 family ComEA-like DNA-binding protein — protein sequence MRVKRIIIGSIVLVAVAASTIAITFESKRTSFSKISTDDSDVISIDVSGAVLFKGKHYFKKGVKLREILAVVKEKNADLAKMNLDKEYKSSEKLFVPFLKNDTVVPNNNKLNWFEFNNENQLKKFGISKNAAKKLLELRKNKLRIEWDDIRNLKGIGPKTFSKLKKVLIL from the coding sequence ATGAGAGTCAAGAGAATAATAATTGGTTCTATAGTTTTAGTTGCTGTTGCTGCTTCTACAATAGCAATTACTTTTGAATCAAAGCGTACTTCATTTTCAAAGATATCTACTGATGATAGTGATGTTATATCAATCGATGTTTCGGGTGCAGTCCTATTTAAAGGTAAGCATTACTTTAAAAAAGGAGTTAAATTACGTGAAATACTAGCAGTAGTTAAAGAAAAAAATGCTGATCTTGCAAAAATGAATCTAGACAAAGAATATAAAAGTAGCGAGAAACTTTTTGTTCCTTTTTTAAAAAATGACACAGTGGTTCCAAACAATAATAAGCTTAATTGATTTGAATTTAATAATGAGAACCAACTAAAAAAATTCGGCATATCAAAAAATGCAGCAAAGAAGTTACTTGAGTTAAGGAAAAATAAATTAAGAATTGAATGAGATGATATTCGAAATTTAAAAGGTATCGGACCAAAAACTTTTTCAAAACTAAAGAAAGTTTTAATCTTGTAA
- a CDS encoding NAD(P)H-dependent glycerol-3-phosphate dehydrogenase: MTKKITIIGTGAWASGLASVLSYNNHKIKMWGIDQKEISDINSGINSKYFGNRRFNNPENIKATLDLKDALSELDLMILAVPSSAIDSVLGQIRDVLGTQKIKVINVAKGIDSKTKKFFSDVLVEKFSSNIEHYCSILGPSFATEVFENALTMINVVGPNEQFLTEVSQTFNNKYFRLVVNPDEKGSELFAALKNVLAIGIGAITYMHPYKNTESALLAAGAKEIYQIYKELFKTSNNELPLELSAIGDIFLTCSSLKSRNFLFGTQIAEKGLKTVLEENTKTVEGYHNAKILEEILNDNQSINAPFLRSIIDVLYHNKDVHKLTDFIEKYN, encoded by the coding sequence ATGACTAAAAAAATTACCATAATTGGAACAGGTGCTTGAGCTAGTGGGTTGGCTAGTGTTTTATCTTATAACAACCACAAAATAAAAATGTGAGGAATTGATCAAAAAGAAATATCTGATATTAATAGTGGCATAAATTCTAAATATTTTGGCAATAGAAGATTTAACAATCCTGAAAATATTAAAGCCACGTTAGACTTAAAAGATGCATTAAGCGAACTTGATTTAATGATACTTGCTGTTCCATCAAGCGCTATTGATAGTGTTTTAGGTCAAATTAGAGACGTGTTAGGAACACAAAAAATCAAAGTCATAAATGTTGCTAAAGGAATTGATTCAAAGACTAAAAAATTCTTTTCTGATGTCTTGGTTGAGAAATTTTCTAGCAATATTGAGCACTACTGCTCAATATTGGGCCCATCTTTTGCTACTGAAGTATTTGAAAATGCATTAACAATGATTAATGTTGTAGGGCCAAATGAGCAATTTTTAACTGAAGTTTCTCAGACGTTTAATAACAAATATTTTAGATTAGTTGTTAATCCTGATGAAAAAGGTAGTGAATTATTTGCTGCACTTAAAAATGTTTTAGCAATTGGAATTGGTGCAATAACCTATATGCATCCATACAAAAACACTGAATCAGCATTATTAGCTGCTGGTGCTAAAGAGATCTATCAGATATATAAAGAATTATTCAAAACATCTAACAATGAATTGCCTTTAGAACTATCTGCTATTGGAGACATATTTTTAACCTGCTCAAGCTTAAAGAGTAGAAACTTTCTTTTTGGTACTCAAATTGCCGAAAAAGGCCTTAAAACAGTCTTAGAAGAAAATACTAAAACAGTCGAAGGATATCACAATGCAAAAATATTAGAAGAAATACTAAATGATAACCAGTCAATCAATGCTCCGTTCTTGCGTTCAATCATTGATGTCCTATATCACAACAAGGATGTTCATAAATTAACAGACTTCATTGAAAAATACAACTAA
- the rsmA gene encoding 16S rRNA (adenine(1518)-N(6)/adenine(1519)-N(6))-dimethyltransferase RsmA, which produces MSNNYLQPRAKKKFGQNFLNNADVVKKIIDIINPEGKKILEIGPGTGALTKFLVDKCSKYVAFEIDTDMIAFLNENNYFNLGSTELIHKDFLEADLNQYACFEVVGNIPYYITSDIILKIIDNRFLFKRATLLVQKEVADRIIATPNSPDYSKLSITCQYVAKVKKELFVGRNNFTPVPKVDSAIVTFDFYQNKDDNYSNLKPFFKLCFSARRKKLMWSLKQTYNQEKVQNAYKTLNIDENIRIQQLNLDTIIKLYEQLESN; this is translated from the coding sequence ATGTCTAATAATTATTTACAGCCAAGAGCTAAGAAAAAATTTGGACAAAATTTCTTAAATAATGCAGATGTTGTAAAAAAAATAATAGACATTATAAATCCTGAAGGCAAAAAAATTCTTGAAATTGGTCCTGGAACTGGTGCTTTAACTAAATTTCTTGTTGATAAATGTTCAAAATATGTAGCTTTTGAAATCGATACAGATATGATTGCTTTCCTAAATGAAAATAATTACTTTAATTTAGGAAGCACCGAATTAATTCATAAAGACTTTCTGGAAGCAGATCTGAACCAATATGCCTGTTTTGAAGTAGTTGGCAACATTCCTTACTATATAACTAGCGATATAATATTAAAAATAATTGACAATAGATTTTTATTTAAGAGAGCAACTTTATTGGTTCAAAAAGAAGTGGCTGATCGAATAATTGCTACTCCAAATAGCCCTGATTATTCTAAATTAAGCATTACTTGTCAATATGTTGCCAAAGTTAAAAAAGAATTATTTGTAGGTCGAAATAATTTTACTCCTGTCCCAAAGGTAGATTCAGCTATTGTAACGTTTGATTTTTATCAAAATAAGGATGATAACTATAGTAATTTAAAGCCATTTTTTAAGCTTTGTTTTAGTGCTAGAAGAAAGAAATTGATGTGATCTTTAAAGCAAACATATAACCAAGAAAAAGTTCAAAATGCTTATAAAACTTTAAATATTGATGAGAATATTAGAATTCAACAACTTAATTTAGATACAATTATTAAACTATATGAGCAATTAGAATCAAACTAG
- a CDS encoding TatD family hydrolase, translating to MSIKYIDCHTHPIKEYYKDNYQVIEKAYFKGVSAMLITGCDPKENLEVLNICSHFDYAFPVIGVHPNNSTGANDAKIIESQLTKDVVAIGEIGLDYHYPDTNKEVQKESFIAQIKVAQKFKLPVVVHMRDSYEDLYEILKQYSDVQFMIHTFSGDLYWAKKFNDLGCYFSFSAIATYKNNSSLVEVLQYLPVEKILTETDAPYLPPASKRGMLNYPNYVKHTANYIAGVKGMSIEKFTDKVLKNAKRLFKINV from the coding sequence GTGAGTATAAAGTATATCGACTGCCACACTCATCCAATTAAAGAGTATTATAAAGACAACTATCAAGTTATCGAAAAAGCCTATTTTAAAGGTGTGTCGGCAATGCTAATAACTGGTTGCGATCCCAAGGAAAATCTAGAAGTTTTAAATATTTGCTCTCATTTTGACTATGCCTTTCCTGTTATCGGTGTTCATCCCAATAATTCAACCGGTGCAAATGATGCAAAAATTATTGAAAGTCAATTAACTAAAGATGTTGTTGCTATCGGTGAAATCGGATTAGATTACCACTATCCAGACACTAATAAAGAAGTTCAAAAAGAATCGTTTATTGCACAAATAAAAGTGGCTCAGAAGTTTAAACTGCCTGTTGTAGTTCACATGAGAGACTCTTATGAGGATCTATATGAAATACTTAAACAATATAGCGATGTTCAATTTATGATTCACACATTTAGTGGTGATTTATATTGGGCTAAAAAGTTTAACGATTTAGGTTGTTATTTTAGCTTTAGTGCAATAGCTACTTACAAAAATAATTCATCTTTAGTAGAAGTATTGCAATATCTACCAGTGGAGAAAATTTTAACTGAAACTGATGCTCCATATTTGCCACCAGCAAGTAAGAGAGGAATGTTAAATTATCCAAATTATGTTAAACATACAGCAAACTATATTGCTGGAGTTAAGGGAATGTCTATAGAAAAATTTACAGATAAAGTTTTAAAAAATGCTAAGAGGTTATTCAAGATAAATGTCTAA
- the mnmE gene encoding tRNA uridine-5-carboxymethylaminomethyl(34) synthesis GTPase MnmE, translating into MINDTITAISSGGKINQAISIIRVSGPDSVNVVQKVFTGKVGKSHTITFGNIVDNLNNNEIVDEVLCMWFLGTNNFVGEDTVEINCHGGVVITNRILELLLANGARLAEPGEFSRRSFLNGKIDLIKAEAINDLIHASTVSQTKLAIKKFDGKTSLYIQELKKELSFLIGEMEVSIDYPEYDFDNPFNDKLTARLKQIRNKINQTIELSQTSRMIFEGIKIAILGKPNVGKSSILNSILEEDKAIVTDIAGTTRDIVEAMWQYKGLLFKFVDTAGIRETKEKIEKIGIDKSFEQIDKADVVLHIYDPSQKNDEFDEQIKSKALSLNKVYIPVINKKDLVKNIDDNLLYVSAKQNDLDELKEKLVSVFKNVDLNNDQYVNNSRQLALIKQAQKSLDDALNSIENGYDPDVVIIDLRQAWSHLTDITGRADNELLLDEMFKNFCLGK; encoded by the coding sequence ATGATAAATGACACAATTACAGCGATTTCATCAGGTGGAAAGATAAACCAAGCAATCTCAATAATTAGGGTAAGTGGGCCCGATAGTGTTAATGTTGTGCAAAAAGTTTTTACCGGTAAAGTTGGCAAAAGCCATACAATCACATTTGGCAATATAGTTGATAACTTAAACAATAATGAAATTGTTGATGAAGTATTGTGCATGTGATTTTTAGGCACAAACAACTTTGTTGGTGAAGATACTGTTGAAATAAATTGCCACGGCGGAGTTGTAATAACCAATAGAATTCTTGAGCTATTATTAGCTAATGGCGCAAGACTTGCTGAACCAGGTGAATTCAGTAGAAGAAGCTTTTTAAATGGGAAAATTGATCTTATAAAAGCTGAAGCAATTAATGATTTAATTCATGCTAGCACAGTTAGCCAGACAAAATTAGCGATTAAAAAATTCGATGGAAAAACTTCATTATATATTCAGGAGTTAAAGAAAGAATTATCTTTTTTAATTGGCGAAATGGAAGTTTCAATTGACTATCCTGAATATGATTTTGATAATCCTTTTAATGACAAATTAACAGCAAGATTAAAACAAATTAGAAATAAAATAAATCAGACTATTGAGCTTAGCCAAACTTCTAGAATGATCTTTGAAGGAATTAAAATAGCCATTTTAGGAAAGCCTAATGTTGGAAAAAGCTCTATTCTAAACTCAATTTTAGAAGAAGACAAGGCCATAGTAACAGACATTGCAGGAACAACAAGAGACATTGTAGAAGCTATGTGGCAATATAAGGGATTATTATTTAAATTTGTGGATACAGCAGGAATAAGAGAGACTAAAGAAAAAATTGAAAAAATTGGGATTGATAAATCATTCGAGCAAATTGACAAGGCCGATGTAGTCCTTCACATATATGACCCCAGTCAGAAAAATGATGAATTTGATGAACAAATCAAAAGCAAAGCCCTTTCGCTTAATAAAGTATACATTCCAGTAATAAACAAAAAAGACTTGGTTAAAAACATTGACGATAATTTGTTGTATGTGAGCGCAAAGCAAAATGACTTAGACGAGCTAAAAGAAAAACTTGTTTCTGTTTTTAAAAATGTTGATCTGAATAATGATCAATATGTCAACAATTCTCGTCAGCTAGCGCTTATAAAACAGGCTCAAAAATCGCTGGATGATGCATTAAATTCAATTGAAAATGGATATGATCCTGATGTTGTGATTATTGATCTTAGACAAGCATGAAGTCATCTTACTGATATAACTGGTAGAGCTGATAATGAATTGCTGCTTGATGAAATGTTCAAAAACTTTTGTCTCGGAAAGTAG
- the gap gene encoding type I glyceraldehyde-3-phosphate dehydrogenase produces MKRVAINGFGRIGRLALRYLLDTNNKEVEIVAVNDLTEPKMLAHLLKYDTAFGPLKADVVVKDNAFVVNGKEIKVLSEKDPALLPWKELNIDIVLECTGFFVKKDLAHKHIEAGAKKVIVSAPAGKDVKTIVYGVNHETLVAEDEIISGASCTTNCLAPVVKVLVDNFGIENGFMTTVHSFTGDQMLQDGPHRKGDLRRARAAGHNIVPSSTGAAKAIGLVVPEANGKLDGFALRVPTITGSFVDLSVQLTKQPSVEEVNAAFEKSASLTLKYETDPIVSSDVIGSYYGSTFDSTLTKIKESNGHRIYKIFAWYDNEMSYTAQLIRTLTYFAKLTK; encoded by the coding sequence ATGAAAAGAGTCGCTATCAATGGTTTTGGACGTATAGGCCGTCTCGCCCTTCGTTACCTTTTAGACACAAATAATAAAGAAGTTGAAATTGTTGCTGTTAATGATTTAACAGAACCAAAAATGTTAGCTCATTTGCTTAAATATGACACAGCTTTTGGCCCATTAAAAGCTGATGTTGTTGTTAAAGATAATGCGTTTGTTGTTAATGGAAAAGAAATTAAGGTGCTTTCAGAAAAAGACCCAGCACTTTTGCCTTGAAAAGAACTTAATATCGACATTGTTTTAGAGTGCACTGGATTTTTTGTTAAAAAGGATCTTGCACACAAACACATAGAGGCAGGAGCTAAAAAAGTTATAGTTTCTGCTCCAGCTGGTAAGGATGTGAAAACTATTGTTTATGGTGTTAACCATGAAACCCTTGTTGCTGAAGACGAAATTATTTCTGGTGCTTCATGTACTACGAACTGCTTGGCTCCTGTTGTTAAGGTGCTAGTTGATAACTTTGGTATTGAAAATGGTTTTATGACTACTGTTCACTCATTTACTGGTGATCAAATGCTTCAAGATGGCCCACATCGTAAAGGCGATTTGCGTCGTGCTCGTGCTGCTGGTCATAACATTGTGCCTTCATCTACTGGTGCTGCTAAAGCTATTGGATTGGTTGTGCCTGAAGCTAATGGAAAGCTTGATGGCTTTGCACTTCGTGTGCCTACAATAACAGGTTCATTTGTTGACTTATCAGTTCAGTTAACAAAACAACCAAGTGTTGAAGAAGTTAATGCAGCTTTTGAAAAATCAGCTAGCTTAACACTTAAATATGAAACAGACCCTATCGTTTCTTCAGACGTTATTGGTTCATATTATGGTTCAACATTTGATTCAACATTAACTAAAATCAAAGAATCAAATGGCCACAGAATATACAAAATATTTGCCTGATATGATAATGAAATGTCTTATACTGCACAATTAATTAGAACATTAACATACTTTGCTAAACTAACTAAGTAA
- the serS gene encoding serine--tRNA ligase, whose translation MLSIKFINDNRDYVRKALENRNFDLSVFDTLLSHIDKRGAAMYEAQQKRAELSKLSKQIGAFKNDKQKMQELKDKASQLKKDVVDLEKVADDFDKNAYEILIRVPNISLDSVPVGKDENDNHVIQTYDSLGRKLVSNVLPHYEIGKKLDIFDFERAVKLSGSRFVIFKKDGAKLARALRNFMIDLHTANGYEEYAVPVLVKPEILFGTGQLPKFKDDLFYMEQTNMYLIPTAEVPLTNLYNDEIINLEKPIRLTGFTECFRSEVGSGGKDMRGIIRNHQFKKVELVKITSEKDWETEYNQMLEQAKLVLEELELPYRELKLCTGDLGFSSRTTVDLEVWLPSELKYREISSVSYMGDFQARRAMIRYRDENNEVQFAHTMNGSGLAIDRLIAAILENYQNSDGTVSIPKKLIPYFGNDKISN comes from the coding sequence ATGTTAAGCATTAAATTCATAAATGATAATCGCGACTATGTCAGAAAGGCATTAGAAAATAGAAATTTTGACCTTTCAGTTTTTGACACACTTTTAAGTCACATTGACAAAAGAGGCGCAGCAATGTATGAGGCTCAGCAAAAAAGAGCTGAGTTGTCAAAATTAAGTAAACAAATAGGTGCCTTTAAAAATGACAAGCAAAAAATGCAAGAGTTAAAAGATAAAGCATCTCAACTTAAAAAAGATGTTGTTGACTTGGAAAAAGTGGCTGATGATTTTGACAAAAACGCCTATGAAATACTCATAAGAGTGCCAAATATATCACTAGATTCAGTTCCAGTGGGAAAAGATGAAAATGACAATCATGTGATACAAACATATGATAGTCTCGGTAGAAAACTGGTTTCAAACGTGTTGCCTCACTATGAAATAGGTAAAAAACTAGATATTTTTGATTTTGAAAGAGCTGTTAAGTTATCTGGCTCAAGATTTGTTATTTTTAAAAAAGATGGTGCAAAATTAGCACGTGCATTACGAAACTTTATGATAGATTTGCACACTGCAAATGGTTATGAAGAATATGCAGTTCCTGTTTTAGTTAAGCCAGAAATACTTTTTGGCACCGGTCAGTTGCCAAAATTCAAAGACGATCTTTTCTATATGGAACAAACAAACATGTATCTTATTCCTACTGCTGAAGTTCCATTAACAAATTTATATAATGATGAAATAATAAATCTTGAAAAACCAATTAGACTAACTGGATTTACTGAATGTTTTAGATCTGAAGTTGGCTCAGGTGGCAAGGATATGAGAGGCATTATAAGAAATCATCAATTCAAGAAGGTTGAATTAGTTAAAATAACTTCAGAAAAGGACTGAGAAACTGAGTATAACCAAATGCTTGAGCAAGCTAAACTAGTTCTAGAAGAGCTAGAGCTTCCTTATAGGGAGCTTAAGCTTTGTACAGGTGATTTAGGCTTCTCGTCAAGAACAACAGTTGATTTAGAAGTATGGCTACCATCTGAATTAAAATATCGTGAAATTAGTTCAGTTTCTTATATGGGAGACTTTCAGGCCAGAAGAGCAATGATAAGATACAGAGACGAAAATAATGAAGTTCAATTTGCTCACACTATGAATGGATCTGGATTAGCAATAGATCGATTGATTGCGGCTATCTTAGAGAACTACCAAAATAGCGACGGCACAGTTTCTATCCCAAAAAAATTAATTCCTTACTTTGGAAATGACAAAATTTCTAATTAA